caattaaaaaacacaaaaaaaaaaacggcggaAACGTCCAGAACTCCGTACAAACAGCTGCAGTGGTGATGCTGGGGCTACAGAATTCGTGCATCGTGCTCAACGCCAAGGCAGTCAACAGTGGGGCCTCCGATGGTGGAACAGTGCATTTTAAAATGCTTAATCCATGTACCGGCGGCGGTGTTGGGCAGGTTCGTCGGGTTGCACTTGCACGCGTTGCGTTGTGTGGTGATCGTGAGCAAGCGGAAAGTGGAGAGATTTGTTTACTTACCATCCGTGCATAATTATGTTAAGATTTGTGCCGTCCTTCACTCGTACGGACCGCTAGTCCGTGAATTGAGTTGCAGCGAGTAAACTGTGATGCGGGAACTGTTGCGTTTATTTggatgtgttgttttgctttttattttcaatgttAAGCTCGGTACTGGTTTAGGCCCGGATTGCATTCGCATGGTATAATCGTGCTCCAGTGATAAGCGAAAAGATTGCCCCTAATCACTTCCAGTTGTTTAGATGTGATTATTAAAAGTAGGCACACGTGACGAACGGCGATTCTAATCCATTCCGGGACAGGGCTGCGATTTAATAACTAGTCTATTAGGTACTTTGAAGGTCATGCGGAATTGTTGTACCATGAGTAATTGCTTTGGCAACAGCTTTTGATCGTTGTACGAAATGGATAGACATTGTTGTGGATAGTTTTTCTAACTCTTCGTCACACGttgatttttttcctgttgttaCCTTGGCCGTACGATCGACATGGCATATCTAACGTATTGTTCATTGGTTCATTGACTCTTACAGGTGCGTGGACACCAGCGTGTACCATCGGACACGAAAGAGTTCCACGAAGCGACGAAACGCGATGCCCTGATGCGCCTGAAGAAGGACCTGGACCATCTGCTGGAGACGGTTGAGGATTCGCGCAAAACGGGCGTACAGAAGGAAATGTGCGGTTTCGAGGCATTGTATCATCGGTTCCTGCAAGAGGATGGACCGTCGGTTGAGTGGGATCGTATCGAGAAGTTGCCGGAGGGTGCCGTGAAGGACTATTCGACACTGAAATTGCCACAGGAAGCGCACATCCGAGACATGCTGGATaagctggtggtggtgaagcTGAACGGTGGTCTCGGCACGTCAATGGGTTGCCATGGACCGAAGAGTGTGATACCGGTACGCAATGACTTAACCTTCCTCGACCTCACGGTGCAGCAGATCGagcatttgaacaaaaaatacaacgcCAACGTGCCGCTGGTACTGATGAACTCGTTCAACACGGACGTTGACACGGAGAAGGTCATCCGCAAATACAAAGGTTTCCAGGTGCAGATCTACACATTTAACCAAAGCTGCTATCCACGCATCAGTCGAGATTCGCTGTTGCCAATTGCGAAGGATTTTGACATCGAGAATGATATCGATGCGTAAGTAATGTCCTAgagcgtttttttgtgtgtgaaatcCATTGTAACCAAAACCCTTGTAATCTTCCAGATGGTACCCACCAGGTCACGGCGATTTCTACCAATCGTTCCAAAACTCGGGACTGTTGAGAAAGTTCATCGAGGAGGGTCGGGAGTACTGTTTCCTCTCCAACATCGACAATCTCGGTGCTACGGTCGACATAAAGATACTGAATCGTCTAATTGGTGACGACCAGCAGGGTGATAAACCGATCGAGTTTGTGATGGAAGTGACGGATAAGACCCGGGCCGACGTGAAAGGTGGTACGCTGATTAACTACGAGAACAAACTGCGCCTGCTGGAAATTGCTCAGGTGCCGAAAGAGCACGTCGATGACTTCAAGTCGGTGAAGACGTTCAAGTTCTTCAACACCAACAACATCTGGGCACGGCTCGAATCGATCGAGCGGGTGCTGAATGCAAAGACGATGAACATGGAAATTATCgtcaacaacaaaacgctgGACAATGGTATGCGCGTGATCCAGCTCGAAACGGCCGTCGGCGCGGCCATGAAGTGTTTCGATGGTGGCATCGGCATTAATGTGCCACGGTCGCGCTTCCTCCCGGTGAAGAAAACCTCCGACCTGCTGCTTGTAATGTCCAACCTGTATAGCTTGAAGTACGGTTCGCTGGTCATGTCTCCGCAGCGCATGTTCCCCACCACCCCGCTGGTGAAGTTAGGCGACAATCATTTCAGCAAGGTGAAGGAGTTCCTCAGTCGCTTTGCCAATATTCCCGATTTGATCGAGCTGGATCATTTGACCGTGTCGGGGGATGTTACATTTGGCCGAGGGGTTTCGTTGCGCGGCACGGTCATCATCATAGCCAATCATGGCGATCGTATCGATATTCCTGCTGGTGCAATCCTGGAGAACAAGATCGTTTCCGGCAATATGCGCATTCTGGACCACTAGAAAGGGATTCACTCGTAAGGGGGAGATGAGAAGACCGAATGCGAATCAACAGTTGGGCCAGTGTAGGATGATACTCAGGAGCAATAAGCGCAAAGTGTGCGAAGCATGCGAAAcctataattttaaaaagaagGGATTGCGGTagttggtagttttggaagaaaGCAATACACAAACAATACGGAACAAAACATTGAGTCAAAAGACGGATACGAAGCTCTCATGTTTGATTGTTTCTCTAAAAAACCTGCAGCACAATATAACTAATGTAAGGACCGGAATGAATGAATGGCAATGTAAGTTTTTGGTTGAGTTATTGTTGCATAAAAAAGACGTTAAAACAGCGGTTGAATGATTTTCTTATTGGAAATGTTTCAACGTGAATACATGTATCACAACGCGTTAACTTATAAAATTAACGTTAGttcataatttttaaaacggtTTTCAAAAACTAGAAATTGTGATCTTGAGCGTAGATCCGTTGCGTTATGGTGCGTTACGTGGTTCGAGCTGGACGCAACTACTCGAATGAACACTGTATTCGAGCAATCAGTAGCAAACGTCAAATTTACTGGTTGGGAAAATTTTCATGTGTGACATTTGGTTGTTTACCGTACGGAAACCCGTTGTTTACAAAATTCCATCGGTTGCGGTATGTAATTTTCGGTCCGGTATTGCCTCCTTATTTCCTTTCGTCACACGCAAGTACCGCGGTGCGTATTGCGGCCTACAAATGGTTGAAAGCGATACTTAAACGTTCCCCGTGTTGGCTGTCGTTGGTTGTGTTCGTTCCTCCGTTCGGACTGGTTTGGTGCGCGAGCTGGAATCTCATTTGCGGACGGTAGCGGTTCCTCTAACTACGGGTAATTGAATGTTTCTACTATTCGCTAGTAATCACCTAGATTGTGTACGCATAGTGCTGACACGGTGAAAACACACTAGCGAGCGGTGTGACAAATCAACGAAGCAAATACAAAAGTGTTCTTATCGAAGGCAGCAGCAGAGCCGgcatatcatcatcatgagCGGAGAACCAGAAAAGGCCATGAAGAAGCAGAGGACGGTAAGAAACAAAGAGGGTAGTTCTAGATTGATTACATTCCTGTGGCAAGGGAGTATTAAAGGGTGGGATAGTACAGCATaagttattaaatatttttccgATTAATTTCTGTTCAAACAGGCAAACGAAACTAGTGCTATGCGGCAGTGAAATGAGTTCACGTTTTCCACACCTGCTAGCAAAAAACGTGGTTGAAGATAGTTGGGTTTCGAACGACCATCGGAGAACGGATGCTCTAAAAGCACGTGATTAATATGCCATTTCGGTAACTGTTCCATGTTTGACTGTGATTTGGCATGGTTATAATCAGACCATTTATCAGTCTGGTTCATTCCATATGGTACATCACTTTAACGATCGTGCTCTTGCCGTATGCGTTTCGGACCATATGGAATGATAATCTACGCACTGGCTGGGATGTGTAGTGGAGTTTGAAGTACTGCTGATAAGAACTTCTCAAATCTCAGAAATTATCTTACTCTCGAACAATACGCATTGTCACAAACACGATCTTTTTCAAACGATTCCAAGCTGTAAGATAAAGATGTTGAATATGCGCCCTGATAGTTACATCAAAATCGTGTTATCTCATCGAGGACTTGGAACTTAGAACTGAAAATCCAAACTTTACGTCACCGGTCATTTTTTGGGGTGGCTTGAGATATGCTGACGTTTGCAGTAATGTAACGAGCGCAAAAACGATCGGGGTTCTAACGTTGTAACAACCGGTTGTTAATTATCACGCGACACACTCACGCTCACTCGATCCGCCACAGCTACATGACATGGCCCATTGACCTCCCTCACCGGTGACAGGAGGCATGGAAGCGACAGGGGAAAGCCGGAAGCACCACTCCCAGTACCCATAGGGTCACCGAGCGTACAAATTGCGCGACTAAGCACGATGGAGAATTGCTGCCGTAAGGGGCATCACCGAGCATTCCGGCACATTATAATTGAAACGCTCGTACATTGTTGGTACGCTTTATCGCAAACCACTCGCGCAGCGTGAAAGCACCCGGTGTGCGTACGTACACGCCCGAGAGTAGGAGATACAGAGCGATAGCGAGAAAACGAGAGAGCGGGACAGAACTTTGGACATGTCTCGTGTGGGGTTGAAACTACCCGATGACGAAGGGTTGAAGCTTACGGTGGGCTTTCATAAGTACGTTCAGCGCATTTTGCATGTGGCGCTCACTTCGCGCACAAAACTTACCACGTCCCGATCAATCGACGTTATTGTGTATTGCCAAGCAAGCCACGATAGTTGTGCCCCTCAAGTAGGCTCTGACGACGGAAAGTTGATGGTGCAGTAGTCGGGGGGAAAAATGGAATGTAAATAAAGGATATTCCATAAAGGTGGTTAATTCCCTCATCTAACTGGCATGTGGTGAATAATAGGAAACGGATCTTGTCTAGTACAAAGCGGTACCATAACAAAATTTACCACGGAAACCacgaaaacacaacaatacaGAACGGTGAAACCACGCGGTGCTCGTGCGGTGAAGTGTGATCGACGGCATCGATCGCGGTTGGGCTGTTGAAACTTTCTCCATGACGTTCGTTGGCCAAACTGGAGGAGCGAAGCGCGTAATCGTCGCCAAACCAGGTATCATCGGCCAGTGCAGCCTCTGCGAGCGTCATTGTTGATCGACCGAGCGACGTGATCGGATCGCGTTTAGTGATTTACAACTCGAGCTCATATTCTAATAATTTTCTACCTTGCGTTACCTTGCCGCATTTGAAACGAAACTGCGTGGTAGTGTTTTAACGTAACAAAACCAATTTTGATACAGTTCTGGAACAAGTGCGATAACAGTTCGCGTTCGTTTTATATCACGAAAACGCGCGTGTATCAAACATGTTTGTAAAGCGCAGAAAGGTGGCCAACTTCAATAATAACTCCTTCCTCGGTAACTCTAATTACGAAAATGCGGACGGTGGTGGCAGAACGATGGTGAAAACACGCTGCGGCAAACATAAGGACTGTGCCGGTAATGTTTCTCCGGAGGTAAGCACCAGCACTCTGAAGTTTCTTTGCCAAAGTGTTCATAATAATAGGTTCACCGGGATCCGTCAGCATTAAAACTGGAGAGGTCCagaaagcgaaataaaaaacaaccagGAAGAAAGAGGCTCCGTTGTAAAACTTTCACTTTGGCGGCGATCTTCCAGCAATGTAAAATGTGACGCAAGTCCAATTTGCATCTTCCAATATTTCGGCAATGTCGGAAGTGTCTTAACGTTTGAAGGAAGCTCAAGAgtcccccaaaaacaaaaggtaacttgattgaaatgatttgaatTGGTGTCTGACCGTTTTCCTCCCGAATAGCGTGCCTCTTGCGAATGTCGTTCACACCGTCTTGAGAGTGTGCTTCACGCGGTCGATGTTGTGATGATTATGTAAGGGCGCTGATCGAGGCCTAGCCAATGGCCAATGAACTTTGGTTCAGGAAGCGTTAACGCAGGCTTTGCTTGTAACTTTGTAGGAAGGTGTAAAGATACTTTGGTAACCACGGTACGGCTAGTTGTTTAGCATTAGGCTTTTCTTTGCCTACTAAGATGTGTATTAGAGAAACGAAGTCTAGTCATACGCAGTACCAGAATCGTTTTTTACTTGTGCGTTACCGACTCATAGTTATATGACAATGTAACTCTATTACATGAGGTAAAGGTGATACTGGCTGTATGTAAAGATTTATACGTTTACGTGTGCCATTTGTTGTCGATGGAATTTCTGAAGAATCGTAGCCATTAATTATCCacagaacaaacaaatactTTACACTGTCTTCATGTGTGCTCCAATGCACATGGAAGGGGTACTATCTCCAGCCGTCCAATAGATCACCATTGCAAGGTGTTCGTAAACCCTCCCGGGCTCTGATGAGCTCAACCCCAGCAAAAGCCAATGTGGTAGGAACTGGCCTCCGGGAACGTTGCTGCCGGAAAGCAAATAACTTATCTTTGTGAGCTTATTATCGTTCATGTTTTCCTCGCATGTTGCACCGTACTTAAGTGTCGTGACGCGAAAACTCTCGCGTCATTCGGTGGTGAGTTTTCGCTTCGGATTGTTGTCCTCCGTTCCAGATCTATCCGTTTATGATGCAGgaggtatatatatatatgtacaGCTATATAATCTAGtcctcttgttttttttaccagAGTGGCCTTGAATGTTTTCCCTGCACACAATGGTCTTGTTTTAGTTGTGACTGAATAAACGATCGTTTGTCTTTCTTTCCGTCATCCGCAGTGTCTTCAGGTGGCGACGAACGTGACAGAACAGAAGCACAATGTGTCACGGGAGGTGCGTGGCCAAAATCTGGGCCTGTGTCGTGGCTTCCGCGGCTGTACGGTGTGGCTGACGGGGTTGAGCGGTGCCGGCAAGACGTCGATCGCGTTCGAGCTTGAGGCGTTCCTCGTGTCGAAGGGCATTCCCGCTTATGGGCTCGATGGCGACAACATTCGTACCGGGTTGAACAAAAACTTGGGCTTCTCGCAGGTCGATCGCGAGGAAAACATTCGACGCGTGGCGGAGGTGGCCAAACTGTTTGCCGACAGCGGTGTCGTGTCGATCTGCAGCTTCGTTTCCCCGTTCGCCGAGGATCGTGAGATGGCGCGCAAAATCCATAAGGATGCAGATTTAAAATTCTTCGAGATCTACATCGACACACCGCTGGAAGTGTGTGAAACGCGCGACACCAAGGGTCTGTACAAAAAGGCACGCCAGGGTGTGATCCAGGGTTTTACCGGGGTGACCCAGGCGTACGAAGCACCGGACGCACCCGATCTGCGCGTCAGCACCGAAGGTATGACGGTGCGTGAATCGACGCTGAGGCTGATTAAGCTGCTGGAGGACgaggcgatcataccgaagtTCATTAAGGAGGACGAACCACTGCCGGAGTTGTGCGTGCCGGAGAGTTTGAAGGTGGCGCTCGAGGCAGAAGCGAAAACGTTGCCCTCGCTGTCAATTACCGAGGTTGAGCTGCAATGGTTGCAGATACTGGCGGAAGGGTGGGCCTATCCGTTGAAGGGTTTCATGCGCGAACAGGAATACCTACAGGCGCTGCACTTTAACTGTCTGCTGAACGAGGACGAAACGCTGCGTGTCAATCAATCTGTCCCGATAGTGCTTTCCGCGACTGAGTCCGATAAGCAGCGTCTCGAAGGGGTCAGTGCTCTTGCGCTGCAGTACAACGGACGGGTGGTGGCGGTTCTACGCAAGCCGGAATTTTACTACCAGCGCAAGGAGGAACGATGTGCTCGTCAGTTCGGTACCACCAACGGTGAACATCCATACATCAAGATGATTCTCGAGTCGGGTGACTATCTTGTTGGGGGCGAGATCGAGGCGCTGGAGCGCATCCAGTGGAACGATGGACTCGACGCTTATCGACTAACGCCGAATGAGCTGCGAGAGAAATTCCGCGAGATTAAAGCTGACGCCGTGTTTGCCTTCCAGTTGCGCAATCCCATTCACAATGGACACGCGCTGCTGATGAGTGACTGTCGGCGGCAGTTGTTGGAACGTGGCTTCAAAAACCCGGTCCTGCTGTTGCATCCGCTTGGAGGATGGACAAAGGATGATGATGTGCCACTGCCGGTGCGTATGGCTCAGCATCAAGCGGTGCTGGATTCGGGAGTGCTCGATCGCGATCACACGGTGCTGGCCATTTTTCCCTCGCCCATGATGTATGCCGGTCCGACGGAAGTACAATGGCATGCTAAGGCTCGTAAGTACCTTCCAGGACGATCAATCGAATGAGTAAGGGCGGCGATAATTGTTCACTTTATTATTTATCTTCCCTCCTTAGGAATGAATGCTGGTGCTAATCACTACATCGTAGGGCGTGATCCTGCCGGTATGCCCCATCCGGACAAGGCCCTCTACCCTGATGGCAATTTGTACGATGGAACGCATGGTGCGCGGGTGCTCAAGATGGCACCGGGATTGGACAGTATAGAGGTAGTATAATGTTTTTCCGGATGAATAACAACTTCCTTCATTGACCCGACATTGTTTCGATCGCCAGATTCTCCCGTTCCGTGTTGCGGCATACGATAAATCCTGCTCACAGATGGCATTCTTCGATCCGGCCCGCAAACAGGACTTTGATTTCATTTCCGGCACGAGAATGCGAACACTTGCGCGCAGTGGGGAAAATCCGCCCAAAGGATTCATGGAACCGAAGGCTTGGCAAATTCTAGCGGAATACTACCAGTCACTGCAAAAGACGCAATAAGCCGAAATGTTTCCAACCTCCCGGAATGAAATGGAACGGCGGTTCttcgttctgtttttttttatggtcgCCAAATCTCGTTAGGCAACACCCAGTGCACAACACACATGCGGCGACattttattcttattttaactgttttgttttacgataTAACGCAAGCATTGCTTTGCAAAAGCACCGAGGCATTTCAATTACCATTGGTAGGACTAATAAATGTGGCCTGTATCGGAACGGTACGTGGAGTGATTACTACTACTAACAGAAGCACTGAAACAACGGGAAGATTATCATCTGAATGTATCTTTATTCACACAAACTTACAGAAACGTCTGCGCGTAATAAGTATTTAGTGTCTGTGTGCAATAAAGGTGTGGCCATTACAGCATGCTCTTAAATAAGAAACGGTTAACGGAGGATCCTTCCGGTACCGAATGTAATAAGGTCCTTGCATTAATTTTGACTCAGTAACATTAACGGATTTGCCTGGTTGGGCCTTTGCCAATGAGACCATTCTCTCTTTACTTTCCGTACTGTATGTGGATTTGACAATGATCGTTAGAAATTACTCAATTGACAGTAACGTGTTGCTTAATTTGTACTGCTTGTCCGTTAGGTAAAATTGTCAAAATTAACATTCCCTCCATGGAGTGATttagaaaaacacattttccgtATGCTGTACACGTCCGGATCAAAGAGCAAACCGGGGAACTACAAAAAGGTTCGACGACTGTAGGATTCAGAGAGTTTTTGGACGAGAATCCAGTACAAAACTCTAAGGAAGCTATCACAAGCCTTAAATGTAACGAATTAACACACTTTTAGCTGTCGCTTACGTCCAATAGAAATTAGCAAAAGAAAGAGGGGAGACCTGCGTTTTCGAGATCTTAGTATTTCGGTATATTACGCAACAAATGCCGGTTTGTTCAGAAATCTCCCGCAATATATCAAAATTAATGCAAGCACCTAAAAGatacagaaaataaaaaaaaaaaacttcgccCCATTTTAAAATACGGCCGCCTATCGGACGAGAGCATGTACCACACCATGGCAACGAATATTCGTTTACCTCTGTCATTTATCTGCCTTCACACGCAGGGAGGGGGTTTTTGAGGCCTCGATATTGTGGcctggagcgtggccactGTTATCCTGACACAGTACGTTATAACAATGGAATATGCGCTGTTCTTCGTTGGCCACCGACGCACATCTACATTGAGTCATGCAAGGTAGAGCAGAGGTTGTTGCTTACGAGTCTAAGTATGTACAGAACGTTCTTTTAAATTACACTATAGACAACGACGCGTCCATCTCGCGCATTCACTCTGCGCGTCAGCAGCGTGAACGGCGCCGATACGATCGTGATTTGTATGCGCGCGAGCGCGCTTTGCGTCGTTTCTATTTGGGAAAATCCGCTTCGCTCGAAATGATACCCTTGTGGGCCATCATATCATCGATGTACTTCTTCACTTTACGTTCCGCTgcaatgggggaaaaaagatcGTTAACTGTCGCTGAATAATTTGAGGTGTCAAAACTGTTTCTCGTACGCTTACCAGTAACATCGGCTTCGTAGAATTTGTGCGAAATCTTCCGCGCCAGCCCCTTGAAAAGTTcctttgtttcgattttttgatCACGATAGTACGGCATCAGGTAGTGTATGACGCAACTGGCcaaattcttcttcttcttctccatcTCGGCAAGCTGCGATCCGGACGGTGTTGAGCCGGCCGAATCGGGTGCGCCGCCCG
The Anopheles moucheti chromosome 2, idAnoMoucSN_F20_07, whole genome shotgun sequence genome window above contains:
- the LOC128310393 gene encoding UTP--glucose-1-phosphate uridylyltransferase isoform X1 yields the protein MLNPCTGGGVGQVRGHQRVPSDTKEFHEATKRDALMRLKKDLDHLLETVEDSRKTGVQKEMCGFEALYHRFLQEDGPSVEWDRIEKLPEGAVKDYSTLKLPQEAHIRDMLDKLVVVKLNGGLGTSMGCHGPKSVIPVRNDLTFLDLTVQQIEHLNKKYNANVPLVLMNSFNTDVDTEKVIRKYKGFQVQIYTFNQSCYPRISRDSLLPIAKDFDIENDIDAWYPPGHGDFYQSFQNSGLLRKFIEEGREYCFLSNIDNLGATVDIKILNRLIGDDQQGDKPIEFVMEVTDKTRADVKGGTLINYENKLRLLEIAQVPKEHVDDFKSVKTFKFFNTNNIWARLESIERVLNAKTMNMEIIVNNKTLDNGMRVIQLETAVGAAMKCFDGGIGINVPRSRFLPVKKTSDLLLVMSNLYSLKYGSLVMSPQRMFPTTPLVKLGDNHFSKVKEFLSRFANIPDLIELDHLTVSGDVTFGRGVSLRGTVIIIANHGDRIDIPAGAILENKIVSGNMRILDH
- the LOC128310393 gene encoding UTP--glucose-1-phosphate uridylyltransferase isoform X2 codes for the protein MTGAIDLLLSVRGHQRVPSDTKEFHEATKRDALMRLKKDLDHLLETVEDSRKTGVQKEMCGFEALYHRFLQEDGPSVEWDRIEKLPEGAVKDYSTLKLPQEAHIRDMLDKLVVVKLNGGLGTSMGCHGPKSVIPVRNDLTFLDLTVQQIEHLNKKYNANVPLVLMNSFNTDVDTEKVIRKYKGFQVQIYTFNQSCYPRISRDSLLPIAKDFDIENDIDAWYPPGHGDFYQSFQNSGLLRKFIEEGREYCFLSNIDNLGATVDIKILNRLIGDDQQGDKPIEFVMEVTDKTRADVKGGTLINYENKLRLLEIAQVPKEHVDDFKSVKTFKFFNTNNIWARLESIERVLNAKTMNMEIIVNNKTLDNGMRVIQLETAVGAAMKCFDGGIGINVPRSRFLPVKKTSDLLLVMSNLYSLKYGSLVMSPQRMFPTTPLVKLGDNHFSKVKEFLSRFANIPDLIELDHLTVSGDVTFGRGVSLRGTVIIIANHGDRIDIPAGAILENKIVSGNMRILDH
- the LOC128310393 gene encoding UTP--glucose-1-phosphate uridylyltransferase isoform X3 produces the protein MLNIPNEKVRGHQRVPSDTKEFHEATKRDALMRLKKDLDHLLETVEDSRKTGVQKEMCGFEALYHRFLQEDGPSVEWDRIEKLPEGAVKDYSTLKLPQEAHIRDMLDKLVVVKLNGGLGTSMGCHGPKSVIPVRNDLTFLDLTVQQIEHLNKKYNANVPLVLMNSFNTDVDTEKVIRKYKGFQVQIYTFNQSCYPRISRDSLLPIAKDFDIENDIDAWYPPGHGDFYQSFQNSGLLRKFIEEGREYCFLSNIDNLGATVDIKILNRLIGDDQQGDKPIEFVMEVTDKTRADVKGGTLINYENKLRLLEIAQVPKEHVDDFKSVKTFKFFNTNNIWARLESIERVLNAKTMNMEIIVNNKTLDNGMRVIQLETAVGAAMKCFDGGIGINVPRSRFLPVKKTSDLLLVMSNLYSLKYGSLVMSPQRMFPTTPLVKLGDNHFSKVKEFLSRFANIPDLIELDHLTVSGDVTFGRGVSLRGTVIIIANHGDRIDIPAGAILENKIVSGNMRILDH
- the LOC128299286 gene encoding bifunctional 3'-phosphoadenosine 5'-phosphosulfate synthase isoform X2, with protein sequence MSGEPEKAMKKQRTCLQVATNVTEQKHNVSREVRGQNLGLCRGFRGCTVWLTGLSGAGKTSIAFELEAFLVSKGIPAYGLDGDNIRTGLNKNLGFSQVDREENIRRVAEVAKLFADSGVVSICSFVSPFAEDREMARKIHKDADLKFFEIYIDTPLEVCETRDTKGLYKKARQGVIQGFTGVTQAYEAPDAPDLRVSTEGMTVRESTLRLIKLLEDEAIIPKFIKEDEPLPELCVPESLKVALEAEAKTLPSLSITEVELQWLQILAEGWAYPLKGFMREQEYLQALHFNCLLNEDETLRVNQSVPIVLSATESDKQRLEGVSALALQYNGRVVAVLRKPEFYYQRKEERCARQFGTTNGEHPYIKMILESGDYLVGGEIEALERIQWNDGLDAYRLTPNELREKFREIKADAVFAFQLRNPIHNGHALLMSDCRRQLLERGFKNPVLLLHPLGGWTKDDDVPLPVRMAQHQAVLDSGVLDRDHTVLAIFPSPMMYAGPTEVQWHAKARMNAGANHYIVGRDPAGMPHPDKALYPDGNLYDGTHGARVLKMAPGLDSIEILPFRVAAYDKSCSQMAFFDPARKQDFDFISGTRMRTLARSGENPPKGFMEPKAWQILAEYYQSLQKTQ
- the LOC128299286 gene encoding bifunctional 3'-phosphoadenosine 5'-phosphosulfate synthase isoform X1, yielding MFVKRRKVANFNNNSFLGNSNYENADGGGRTMVKTRCGKHKDCAGNVSPECLQVATNVTEQKHNVSREVRGQNLGLCRGFRGCTVWLTGLSGAGKTSIAFELEAFLVSKGIPAYGLDGDNIRTGLNKNLGFSQVDREENIRRVAEVAKLFADSGVVSICSFVSPFAEDREMARKIHKDADLKFFEIYIDTPLEVCETRDTKGLYKKARQGVIQGFTGVTQAYEAPDAPDLRVSTEGMTVRESTLRLIKLLEDEAIIPKFIKEDEPLPELCVPESLKVALEAEAKTLPSLSITEVELQWLQILAEGWAYPLKGFMREQEYLQALHFNCLLNEDETLRVNQSVPIVLSATESDKQRLEGVSALALQYNGRVVAVLRKPEFYYQRKEERCARQFGTTNGEHPYIKMILESGDYLVGGEIEALERIQWNDGLDAYRLTPNELREKFREIKADAVFAFQLRNPIHNGHALLMSDCRRQLLERGFKNPVLLLHPLGGWTKDDDVPLPVRMAQHQAVLDSGVLDRDHTVLAIFPSPMMYAGPTEVQWHAKARMNAGANHYIVGRDPAGMPHPDKALYPDGNLYDGTHGARVLKMAPGLDSIEILPFRVAAYDKSCSQMAFFDPARKQDFDFISGTRMRTLARSGENPPKGFMEPKAWQILAEYYQSLQKTQ
- the LOC128299286 gene encoding bifunctional 3'-phosphoadenosine 5'-phosphosulfate synthase isoform X3, translated to MMQECLQVATNVTEQKHNVSREVRGQNLGLCRGFRGCTVWLTGLSGAGKTSIAFELEAFLVSKGIPAYGLDGDNIRTGLNKNLGFSQVDREENIRRVAEVAKLFADSGVVSICSFVSPFAEDREMARKIHKDADLKFFEIYIDTPLEVCETRDTKGLYKKARQGVIQGFTGVTQAYEAPDAPDLRVSTEGMTVRESTLRLIKLLEDEAIIPKFIKEDEPLPELCVPESLKVALEAEAKTLPSLSITEVELQWLQILAEGWAYPLKGFMREQEYLQALHFNCLLNEDETLRVNQSVPIVLSATESDKQRLEGVSALALQYNGRVVAVLRKPEFYYQRKEERCARQFGTTNGEHPYIKMILESGDYLVGGEIEALERIQWNDGLDAYRLTPNELREKFREIKADAVFAFQLRNPIHNGHALLMSDCRRQLLERGFKNPVLLLHPLGGWTKDDDVPLPVRMAQHQAVLDSGVLDRDHTVLAIFPSPMMYAGPTEVQWHAKARMNAGANHYIVGRDPAGMPHPDKALYPDGNLYDGTHGARVLKMAPGLDSIEILPFRVAAYDKSCSQMAFFDPARKQDFDFISGTRMRTLARSGENPPKGFMEPKAWQILAEYYQSLQKTQ